GAAGGGATTCTTTCTGGATCCCAAATGGTGTCCAAATGGAAGGAGATCAGTGATACAAATTTAGGAACATTTAACTTGGATGCTTTCAAGATCGGGATGTTTGGAACAGCAAAGCATAGTCCATCTCCCATAGTTTCAAAGATAGTCAGAAGTGGAATTGTTGCGGCAGCCAGTTTTCCTCCTTCAATCCAGTGTCCAAACTTGATCATGGAATTTGCAAAACACTACAATCCGGAAAGGAGGACAATTTCAACATCAAGTGGTAAGTTGTTAGCCACTTTGACTCCGGAATCAATTGGTGAAGCCTTCAGAATTCCTTCACATCATTCAATGACTTACCGGACCATGAATGGAGCTAAGGCAATATTGTGCAGAGACTATCAACAAGCATTGGTTACTAAGGCCTAGACCGCACATCTCCAAAATGCCAAAGACACTCACTATCTTCGAATTCAAACAGGAATATGTGGACCTAATAATAATGCTGAGCATGATAATGGGGTGTCCACATACCAGTAATTTTGAGCCATGGATGTTTTTCTACATCGGCGAGGTTATGAATTCCAATGGGTTGGGGGGACTGGACCAGGTTAATCATCCACTACGTCCATGAACAGCTGAAAGATTTGAAAGAAAAGAAGTCCCAATCCTTCTACATGAACTCCTATGTAATTTACATTCTTGCAAGGATGGGAGGCTTTAATGGTTTGCCTGGAAAAGGAGTTATGGGTTGCGGACCGACACAGCTAAAAGTTCATGAGAATTATCCTCAGTTGCACCTCTACAATACTAATTCTTTCAAGTTGGTGAATGACGCTTTCACTATGTACCTGACCAAATTCATGCAGAATGAGCTCCACATGAGAGTGTCGCCACAAGCGAAGGCTCTAGTGCAGCAATTTGGGGCCACCTTTTgcaatttccaaaattcacatatatCAGGACACAGGGTTTCGCTTTCCAGCCACACAGTATCCATCTGACAAACTAATACTGTTAGAACTTATGAGGCAGTTGACAGCTTATGATCAAattcagaagaagaaaaagaagttgtCTATTGAATTCCCAATCGTCCTCGAGGACTATGTGAAAGTGTGCCCGAACTTGGCAACAGCTGAGAAGGCAATTGAAGAATTGGCATTTTACCGCTTGGCATATTACACCACCAAGTCTCACTACGATCCATATCGTAAAATCAGAAAGGTTATTGGAGTGAAGTTTTTGCACAAATTTCACCTGGAGGACTAGTTGGAAGATGTAAGGGACGATTTTGATGTCAGACGGAAGATGTTTTTCAGGCTGCCCTTGCAAACAATCAGAGTAGGTGAAGTAATACAGGTGCCGGATCAAGTGAAGGAAGATTTAGACTTAGTGCAACCTGAATTTGAAAAGGTGAAAGATCAACCCATTCAGCCTCCAGATTGGTCGGAGCCCGAAATTGATGATCTGGATATTTTGGCCAGACTGGTTCTGAAATTTACTAAACATTGGGTTGATCGGCATATAAGAAGCCTAAAAGAAGGAAATGTCCCCCTGACTTTCCAATTAATAGGAAATCTTGATTCCCACAAGAAGGCTGCGGGAGGATATTCACAAGCCCAAGGTGAAGAaggagaagttcaacaaaaggaggCTGATCCAGGAAAAGGAAGGAATGTTTCGAAAAGGCCGCGAATAGTGAAAAGGAAGAATGTTCAGCAAGAAGTCCAATAGGAATTCCATCAGGAAATTTAGCAAGAAATTTAGTAGGAAGAACCACTGCAAAAAAGAGCAAGGGTAGAAAGGATGCAGTCACCAGCTAGTTCTTCCAGTGTGCAGGAGGTATAAATGTTTTCACAAGAGAATCCAGCAAATCCACCTCCAGCCAACATCCCTGACAATGCTCTAGCACAAGATATCCTCAGCATCAGTACTTCACATAGACCCAATCAACCAGCAAGTCAGAGACAGGAAATTCCCCCTCGTCAGGAAGAACCCGCCAGGATAGTTTCATGGAAGCCATCCTTGGGGAAATAAATGAAGTATCGGAGGAGCACAAGCAAATGGAAATTCATAGTCAATCTAGTCCCAATCCTGATTGGTTGATGGATAGATTAAGAAGAGAGCCAGAAAAATAAATTGATCCAGCACAGAAGTTAGAAGAGCTGTTAAAAAGAATGGATCAGCGACAGAGAAGAAGGCTCCCCGGAAATTCTCCAAGGTCGTAAGGGATGAATCTAGATCTCGAACCTTACATATAGCTAAGCCTGCAGTAGATAAAGACGGGAATAAGATTATGCCAAAAGATTATGTGATTAGACAGGTTGATCTAGGGCATGCTTCCATCGGGCAGATAATCGAAGACTTCGAAGGATCTTCCTTGGCCATGACAGAAAAGATGCAAAAAACAAAGGCAAAATGTAAAAGGCTGAAGGAAGAAAATAGGGCCTTATGTGAATACATTAGAAGTCTCAAGCACCCGCTCAAAGAAGCAAATCCCTCATTCGTTCCTCCTTCCTCTCTCCCTAAGGAAGTCGTTGATGACACAGAAGTAATCAAAGAAATGGCCCAAAGTTCCAGGGAATGGGTGGAAGACGTCTTTACTGCAGCTGGAAAGTTCATTGAAGACTTGGCTCATCTTCATTCCAAATTTGTTGCTCTTCTAAACAGATTGGAGGTAGCGGAAGGTCTGTGGGAAGATGTTCGCATCTATCAAGACTTAACCATTCCGCAACTCAAGGCTTTAATGAAAGTTCCAAAGCAAACACAAATTGATGAGAAAGTAATTCAGGAGAACAAGATTTATGACTTTTCCCAATAGTTCTGCGCCGTTTGCTCCAGAAGGAATACCTTTGAAAAATTTAGCATGGAGCCTTCAACTTTAAAAGACTCGATTAAAAGGGTGCAGGAAGAAATTATCAGCGGGATTGAAACATTGTTCGCAAAGAAGCTGAGTGAAGATGGAGTGACAATGAACTCCCTGAAATCCCAACTGAAAGAATTCTTGTTCGTAGGTTCGTATTCCAAGGAACATTTttcaaatgtttcttcattctccaaCACGATGAAGAAAACACAAGAAATGATGGTGGAGTGGGAGAACTTCTTTTCCAAGAGCAAGGAAGAAATCACCTTGGTGGAGTTCGACATTGaaagtgtgccaagtgtctccGTAGGAGAGATAGAAGCCGTCATCACTAAGTTTATCACGTATGCAATTAATGAATGGGATAATGGTCGTTCAACAAAGTAGATCTATTATGCAAGAAACTGAAAGAAGACTCTTTCAATAAACCAGGAACATACAAGACACCGTCTAGCTTAAGAACATCACTTGAAGGCATGTGGAACGAGAAATAGCCCAATTTGATAACAAGACAAGTTTTTTTAAACTGGGTCAGCCAAGTTATTGCAAAGCCCAAGGTTTTAAGCTATGGTATTCGATTATAATTGTATGCACTTGGAGCTAAATCCTCATGGGCTGAAAAGAAAAGCATTTATTTATGAAATCCTTTATTTTCCATGTTATAAAATTTGTTGATTTATGGCCAACTTTTTTTTTGACGAATCTGAGTTGGCTGCAGTGTCAGAAATTCCAAGCCCAACCAAACTTCAAGTTCCATTAATATGATACTGTGTAGATGCTCGAGCATTTATATTCTCCATTTAAAGATATTATTCTTGTTTGTAATCCTAGTCATCCCAAAGGTTTTAGGTTTTCTATGGCACATAACACGGTTTGGATTTTAAACTTTTGTAATTTACTGTAAATAGACAGCAGAAATGACCATGGCTGAAGCGAGAGTATCTTCACTAATGCTTTTGTTGAGGTGCTTCCATACTCTTAATTCTATAGTTCAGAATCTATAACTTTTTCAATGCAGACAAGATGATGAATACTCTGCAAGAAGCCTAAAATGAGTTTTTATTACAACAAAAACAAGTGAAGAAATATACAGAAAGAAAATTAACATGTGAACAGGTCCACTTGACATACCCCATTAGCAGAAAGTTTCTCATCCTTAGAGTGATTGGTATCtccttccccatctttccatcTCTTCATGCCACTCCTAGAAACTTTGAACTTGGACAAAATATTCAGGTTACCTAGTAAACCCCAAAAGTTGAATCTATTAGCAAAATTTTCAGATGGAATACCATGAGATCTTTTAATAATGTCATTGTCAGCAATTGCAATCTTCCAAGTTCCCAACTCAGCGCCCATACTTGCACTTCTTTTATGCCCTGTTGATCTTTCTACAGAGCCTACAGTGTGGCAATCTCTTATTTCTGACACCCTATTAGACAACTCCACACCAAAATCAGAATCCTTTCCCATTAATCCAGTTTCAATGAAGCCATTTGCACGGTTATCCAGTACACAAGAACCATCAATGTTAGAGTGCCTTGcaccttgcaattttgactgcccAGTTTCTCTATGCAGCAATGGTCTATCATCAAGCCTCAACTCATCCATTTCTTCAGGCTCCTGTAAATCAATATGAATTGCAATTTTTCCCTTAATTTGTTTTTCAGAAGCATTTCTGCATATGCTAGATTTCAAGGAATTTGTAGACGATCCTCCTCCTGAAAGAAATGTGGCAAAATCATCTCTCTCTTGATCATTGAGATTCACCTCCCGCATGCTTTCATTTCCATAGTTTGTGGTTGAATCATGCAACGTTTGCTCAATAGCTGCAATTTGGTTCTGAATAGCCACAATAAATCGCATGTGCCTAGAATAAGAATCTTCCCTTGTGTACAGCTTAACACTTGAAGCCATAGCCTTGATAGCCCTTTCAAAGTCTTCCAGCTGTTGATAGAAGGACCACACAAAACTAGCAATTAGCACTCAAATAAATACCCAAAAATATATCTGCACTTGATACGATACAAATAAAAGGCATTCAGAGAAAGAAATTATTTTAGTTCTCTTGTAAACCACCTGCCATTTGGCAGTCCCAATAGCAATCAACAGCTCCCTCTTTCGAAATTCAATCGAATTGGCTACTTCTGTGTCAGTTGGGTCAGCCTCCAGAAGACTCTGATCGTGTAGCCATGTTCTGTGTGCAGATTCCATTCTACACGgaacaaaaaaaaacaatttaagcTTCAATACTTGGATTAAGAAATAGAAATTCAGATAACTTATTCGTGGGAATGGATAATGCATGAAAAGAGAAACATAGGGTGGGTTCCCATGAAAGGGGCTATCACTCCTAGTTTTACTACCCAATGCTATAAGAGTTACAGACTGAGAGAATAAACAAATTGGAATTTTGAGCTAAAAAGGGGGAACAGGGATGAATTGAAAATTCAAGGAGCTGAAGATAGGAGCTAGAAGTTTGCAGCACCACTTAATTATTTAAGGAAATATTTTTGCACTAAGGCAGCTTCTATGGAGTACAAATAATAAGTGGTAGTCCGgttatacacaaaaaaaaaattgtggcaGAGCATAAAATTTCGTCTGCTATAAGACCACTTAACAGTAAATTACTCCTAAATTTTCTTGCACCCCACACACCTCACCACCCCACCCCTTGGAAACATCGTCAGTATGGCAAGCTCTGTCAATGGAATAAAGCATGCTATTGTGAGTGCAATGAAGGCGAATTGACCAATGATCTACAGTCCGCCAAGTTCTAGTACAAGATGAGAATAACCAAACGTCTACTTTTATTTGGATGGCTACACAAAAGAAAACCAAAGAGAACGTTTTGGGAAATAACCTGTCAGCTGAGTCCTGCACATCTTCAGCAGCCGCAAAAAAGGGATCGACCTCCCATTGATAGAAATCAGCAGTCATCTCCAATTTCAGATACCAAAGAACCTTACTGAATGCCGAAACCAATATTGTTCTGCAATATTATAACATTTTACGCAATTTCGGATTATCGACATCTGAAAGCCATATTTTCACAAATTTCACTTAATTGTCTGTGATTAATACCCTAAGGCACGTCACGTACTCCCGAcgagttgaaaaaaaaaaaaaagatttatcaTAAAAGTTGCCAAATCCATTAGCGTTCAAGTATTTCATCCGCTCATCTCATAGACAAGCACACAACTATTGCCAAAGTAAAACGAATCCACTTCAAATTTGGCGATAAACACGCCGTTTTCTTTCAAGATCCCGCCTGAATCGGAGAACGAACCTGTTGCACAATAGAACTTAAAATCTTCTCATGAAATGCAGGcagaaaagggaaatttaaaaaaTGGAACGCCATTCCACAATTTAAAACAAAAGAAACAGCCTTTTACTCGCAATCTTTTCAGCGCAAACTCTAACacgatgctagaatagaattagaTATAAATTTAGAAAAGTTAAAATACGAAGAAACAGTATAGTACTCTTTCAAGAATAGAAGAAATGTACATTAAAACGAAGTGAAATGGCTGAAACTTCCCGAGAAAGCTCAAAAAAGAACGGCATCAAGTGCGAAAATCTCGATTCAATTTCTATTTGGTAAAATAAGAAAAAACTGTCATACATACCTCGTCAAATTTCGGATCTACTACCGCGAATTTGAAATTAAACACCGATTTTCCCCAAGTTTAATACGTTCAGAGCTGAAATTAAAACCCACGGCTCCTCGGCAAGGATTATAACAGTTGATTACAATATTAATGGAGATGAGTAAGCGATTTCATCTCCTTCCGAGGGTTTCGGaggaaaagatggagaaatttCAACAGAGTACCATTAGCCGCAGCTCGATAATAAACCATGCGTATGTTTCACAATGATTAAGCTCTCTGAAAAGTGGATTTT
The nucleotide sequence above comes from Cryptomeria japonica chromosome 11, Sugi_1.0, whole genome shotgun sequence. Encoded proteins:
- the LOC131041391 gene encoding uncharacterized protein LOC131041391 — translated: MTADFYQWEVDPFFAAAEDVQDSADRMESAHRTWLHDQSLLEADPTDTEVANSIEFRKRELLIAIGTAKWQLEDFERAIKAMASSVKLYTREDSYSRHMRFIVAIQNQIAAIEQTLHDSTTNYGNESMREVNLNDQERDDFATFLSGGGSSTNSLKSSICRNASEKQIKGKIAIHIDLQEPEEMDELRLDDRPLLHRETGQSKLQGARHSNIDGSCVLDNRANGFIETGLMGKDSDFGVELSNRVSEIRDCHTVGSVERSTGHKRSASMGAELGTWKIAIADNDIIKRSHGIPSENFANRFNFWGLLGNLNILSKFKVSRSGMKRWKDGEGDTNHSKDEKLSANGAISTWLGDSRTGSNGCHVPSYNISDDKQIHSWTGNAQRRIQRSQYFIQHSRLHLVRIASAILLTLGLVGLFTFHVT